A region from the Onthophagus taurus isolate NC chromosome 8, IU_Otau_3.0, whole genome shotgun sequence genome encodes:
- the LOC139431222 gene encoding uncharacterized protein, protein MQELWVRGLDWDDELSCDLAKKWTLFQRDLLNVPTIRVPRWLCIDSDTINIELHGFSDASSSAFGAVAYLRVEKLAEVRVVLIESKTKVAPLKNVSIPRLELCAAVVLVRLIKRVSVALKLDNIPVFLWTDSTVTLSWILSHPNRWKDFVRNRVIEIQDLPEAKWSYISSSENPADLASRGVPINRLQNESIWWSGPPWLSGPSNSWPTSQIPNSPEADREKRTTISCHVALVQGWDLKTKYSSLIKLLRITTWCFRFIKKLKRDFVTEYIDPDEIENSLLFWVRDNQQSNFNEEIQCLHNGRPIPKSSSLYRLTPFLDGNGLLRITGRLHFESLHWDEKHPMILSKDSHFTKLIIDAHHKRTLHGGTQLTSSIRRRFD, encoded by the coding sequence ATGCAGGAGTTGTGGGTGCGCGGGCTCGATTGGGATGATGAACTTTCTTGCGATCTCGCGAAAAAATGGACCCTTTTTCAACGCGATCTTTTAAACGTTCCAACGATTCGCGTTCCGCGATGGCTCTGTATTGATAGTGACACAATTAATATTGAGCTTCACGGTTTTTCCGATGCGTCTTCGAGTGCCTTTGGTGCGGTCGCTTATCTTCGGGTAGAAAAATTGGCGGAGGTGCGGGTAGTGTTGATTGaatctaaaacaaaagttgCTCCTTTGAAAAATGTATCGATACCACGCTTGGAACTGTGCGCGGCGGTAGTTCTTGTTCGGTTGATAAAGCGCGTTTCGGTTGCATTAAAACTAGACAATATTCCTGTTTTTCTTTGGACTGATTCCACAGTAACACTTTCGTGGATACTCAGCCACCCAAACAGATGGAAAGACTTTGTTCGTAATCGGGTCATCGAAATTCAAGACTTACCGGAAGCTAAATGGTCCTACATTTCCAGTTCAGAGAATCCTGCAGACTTAGCTTCGCGAGGTGTTCCAATCAACCGCCTTCAGAACGAATCCATCTGGTGGTCCGGCCCTCCTTGGCTTTCTGGTCCTTCAAATTCTTGGCCAACTTCGCAAATTCCAAATTCTCCAGAAGCCGATCGTGAGAAGCGAACTACGATTTCATGCCATGTGGCATTGGTTCAAGGCTGGgatctaaaaacaaaatattcttcgttaataaaactattacgAATAACGACGTGgtgttttcgttttattaaaaagcttAAACGTGACTTTGTTACAGAGTATATTGATCCAGACGAAATTGAAAATTCTCTTTTGTTTTGGGTTCGTGACAACCAACAAAGCAACTTTAACGAAGAAATTCAATGTCTACATAATGGAAGACCTATTCCAAAGTCAAGTTCACTATATCGACTTACCCCTTTTCTTGACGGTAATGGTTTACTAAGAATCACCGGACGTCTTCACTTCGAGTCTCTACATTGGGATGAAAAGCACCCAATGATTCTTTCAAAAGATTCCCATTTTACCAAGCTGATTATCGATGCTCATCACAAACGGACGTTGCATGGTGGTACACAATTGACATCTTCAATTCGAAGACGATTCGATTGA